caaaggctttggcatagtcaataaagcagaaatagatggttttctggaactctcttgctttttccatgatccagcagatgttggcaatgtgatttctggttcctctgccttttctaaaaccagcttgaacatcaggaagttcacagttcacatattgctgaagcctggcttggagaattttgagcattactttactagcatgtgagatgagtgcaattgtgtggtattttgagcattctttggcattgcctttctttgggattctgtGTTGTTGGGTGTTGTCATTATAGACATACCTGAACTGGCTAAGTCTGCTCCTGCCCCTAAAAAGGGCTctaaaaaagctgtgaccaaggcccagaagaaggaCGGCAAGAAGCACAAGCACAGCCGCAAGGAGAACCACTCCGTGTACgtgtacaaggtgctgaagcaagtCCATCCGGACACCGGCATCTCATCCAAGGCCAtgggaatcatgaactccttcgtcAACGACATTTTTGAGCCCATCGCTGGTGAGGCATCGCACCTGGTGCATTACTACAAGCGCtcaactatcacatccagggagatccagactgCCGTGCGCTTGCTGCTACTTGGGGAGCTGGGCA
The Bos javanicus breed banteng chromosome 9, ARS-OSU_banteng_1.0, whole genome shotgun sequence genome window above contains:
- the LOC133254486 gene encoding histone H2B type 1-K-like, which translates into the protein MPQGSKKAVTKAQKKDGKKHKHSRKENHSVYVYKVLKQVHPDTGISSKAMGIMNSFVNDIFEPIAGEASHLVHYYKRSTITSREIQTAVRLLLLGELGKHAMSEGTKAVTKC